The Pantoea vagans genome includes a window with the following:
- the mtlD gene encoding mannitol-1-phosphate 5-dehydrogenase: protein MKALHFGAGNIGRGFIGKLLADAGIELVFADVNQVVLDALNARHEYPVHVVGEQAKVEMVTGVSAVNSTSDDIVTLIAEVDIVTTAVGPQILERIAGGVAKGLAKRSDNGNVRPLNIIACENMVRGTSQLKQHVLKALPEQYHAWVEANVGFVDSAVDRIVPPSEAGSNDPLEVTVETFSEWIVDKTQFKGALPNIPGMELTDNLMAFVERKLFTLNTGHAITAYLGQLAGHATIRDAILDEKVRAVVQGAMQESGAVLIKRYGFDADKHAAYIQKILTRFENPYLKDDVERVGRQPLRKLSAGDRLIKPTLGTLEYSLPHASLVQGIAAAMHYRSEADPQAQELAALLAEKGPQATLAEISGLDANSEVVTSVVSAYNAMA, encoded by the coding sequence ATGAAAGCGTTACATTTTGGAGCAGGTAACATCGGCCGCGGTTTCATCGGTAAGTTACTGGCTGATGCCGGTATTGAACTGGTGTTCGCGGATGTCAATCAGGTGGTTCTTGATGCCCTTAACGCCCGTCATGAGTATCCGGTTCATGTGGTTGGCGAGCAGGCAAAAGTTGAAATGGTGACCGGCGTCAGCGCCGTTAATAGCACTAGCGACGATATCGTGACGCTGATTGCTGAGGTTGATATCGTTACCACGGCGGTTGGTCCGCAGATTCTGGAGCGCATCGCAGGTGGTGTCGCGAAGGGGCTGGCCAAACGCAGCGATAACGGTAATGTCCGTCCGCTGAACATCATCGCGTGTGAAAACATGGTGCGCGGCACCAGCCAGCTGAAACAGCACGTGTTGAAAGCATTGCCAGAGCAGTATCACGCGTGGGTAGAAGCTAACGTCGGCTTCGTCGACTCCGCTGTGGACCGCATCGTGCCGCCATCTGAAGCCGGCAGCAACGATCCGCTGGAAGTCACCGTGGAAACCTTTAGCGAGTGGATCGTTGACAAAACCCAGTTCAAAGGTGCACTGCCGAACATTCCGGGCATGGAACTCACCGATAACCTGATGGCGTTTGTGGAACGCAAGCTGTTCACCCTGAACACCGGCCATGCCATTACCGCTTATCTTGGTCAGTTGGCCGGCCACGCCACCATTCGTGATGCGATTCTCGATGAGAAAGTGCGTGCCGTGGTTCAGGGTGCGATGCAGGAAAGCGGCGCGGTGCTGATCAAGCGTTACGGTTTTGACGCCGATAAGCACGCGGCCTATATCCAGAAAATCCTCACCCGCTTTGAAAACCCGTACCTGAAAGACGATGTTGAGCGTGTTGGCCGCCAGCCGCTGCGTAAGCTGAGCGCCGGTGACCGTCTGATCAAGCCAACGCTGGGCACGCTGGAGTACAGCTTGCCGCACGCCAGTCTGGTGCAGGGCATTGCCGCCGCCATGCATTATCGCAGCGAAGCCGATCCCCAGGCGCAGGAACTCGCTGCGCTGCTGGCAGAGAAAGGCCCACAGGCCACGCTGGCGGAGATCTCTGGACTGGACGCCAATAGCGAAGTGGTCACCTCTGTGGTGAGTGCTTACAACGCTATGGCATAA